A window from Prosthecobacter sp. encodes these proteins:
- the ilvC gene encoding ketol-acid reductoisomerase, which yields MPAKIYTEKDASLAPLKGKTCAVIGFGSQGHAHALNLKESGVNVIIGLYPGSKSRAVAEEKGLKVYDTAEAVKLADVIFVAVPDTKIAGVFDADIKPHLKKGKTLLFSHGFAVHFKTIKIPADVNVIMVAPKGPGHIVRRQYTEGKGVPALIAIHQNADKQAKKIALAWAHGIGGTRGGVLETTFKEETETDLFGEQTVLCGGASALVQAGFEVLVEAGYAPEMAYFECLHELKLIVDLMNESGIAGMRFSISETAKWGDVKVGPKIIDKSVKKRMKEALKDIQSGKFAKEWIRETKTGYKKFNKLLKAGEKHPIEKTGARLRGLMPWIKKRDIKGQQASYS from the coding sequence ATGCCCGCGAAAATCTATACTGAAAAAGACGCCAGCCTTGCACCGCTCAAAGGCAAGACCTGCGCTGTGATCGGCTTCGGCTCCCAAGGCCACGCCCACGCCCTGAACCTCAAAGAGAGCGGCGTCAATGTCATCATCGGCCTCTATCCCGGCAGCAAGAGCCGCGCTGTGGCCGAAGAAAAGGGCCTCAAGGTCTATGACACCGCCGAGGCCGTGAAACTGGCTGACGTGATCTTCGTGGCCGTGCCGGACACCAAAATTGCCGGCGTTTTCGATGCGGACATCAAGCCGCACCTGAAGAAGGGCAAGACCCTGCTGTTCAGCCACGGTTTCGCCGTGCATTTCAAGACGATCAAGATTCCTGCGGATGTGAACGTCATCATGGTGGCCCCGAAAGGCCCCGGCCACATCGTCCGCCGTCAGTACACGGAAGGCAAAGGCGTTCCCGCCCTGATCGCCATCCATCAAAACGCCGACAAGCAGGCCAAGAAGATCGCTCTCGCCTGGGCGCACGGCATCGGCGGCACCCGTGGCGGTGTGCTCGAGACCACCTTCAAGGAAGAAACCGAAACCGACCTCTTCGGTGAACAGACCGTGCTTTGCGGTGGTGCCAGCGCCTTGGTGCAGGCTGGCTTTGAGGTGCTGGTGGAAGCCGGTTACGCTCCTGAGATGGCCTACTTCGAGTGCTTGCACGAATTGAAACTCATCGTCGATCTGATGAACGAGTCCGGCATCGCGGGCATGCGTTTCTCCATCTCCGAAACTGCCAAGTGGGGCGACGTCAAAGTCGGCCCGAAGATCATCGACAAGTCGGTGAAGAAGCGCATGAAGGAAGCCCTCAAGGACATCCAGTCCGGCAAGTTCGCCAAGGAATGGATCCGTGAGACCAAGACCGGCTACAAGAAGTTCAACAAGCTGCTCAAGGCAGGCGAGAAGCACCCGATCGAGAAGACTGGCGCCCGCCTGCGCGGCCTGATGCCGTGGATCAAGAAGCGCGACATCAAGGGCCAGCAGGCGAGCTACTCGTAA
- a CDS encoding sodium:solute symporter, translated as MPYLLDALVILGYFAIILGIGLSQRSKSGSVEGFTLGDRQIAWWAVLASILAAEISAATFLGAPESGYSRQNWSYAQFAIGTVLARIIVSFLFIPIFYRHGVISLYEFLETRFGPVTRKFASITFMFTRVLAMGTRLYVSAIILVLAVAMWQGGAVDANTKFWLYAGAVVVVTLLTALYTSVGGIRAVIWTDFIQVGVLVASLGFTIPYLLMKIPGGWGAVVDVIKEPVFFDFAKPAETGAWAWIKNVFTSEYTIWAAIIGSTFVTMSTHGIDQDTVQRMLTAKNRRQSAFATILSGIVDLPIVSAFILIGVLLKAYYLAHPNAALPVESREVFPFFIMNEMPAGMRGLVTAGILATAMGSLSTALNALATSLSRDFILPRLPADAPDSKRISVLRWSTVFFAFLIIIVGIWTAWFMAHNPKVEILPLVLGILGFTFGSLLGVFLLAVLTKTRGCDTGNIIAMVCGIVAVLFLSNVLGIQTKLGIDQPFVLSFPWRITLGTFVTIGVAILFKTPDSRQASARAIDATHAKE; from the coding sequence ATGCCCTACCTCCTCGACGCGCTCGTCATCCTCGGTTACTTCGCCATCATCCTCGGCATCGGTCTCTCGCAGCGTAGCAAGAGCGGCAGTGTGGAGGGATTTACTCTCGGAGACCGCCAAATCGCCTGGTGGGCGGTGCTGGCATCGATCCTGGCGGCGGAGATCAGCGCGGCAACGTTTCTCGGCGCGCCGGAGTCCGGCTACAGTCGGCAGAACTGGAGCTACGCGCAGTTTGCCATCGGCACCGTGCTGGCGCGCATCATCGTGAGCTTCCTCTTCATTCCGATCTTTTACCGGCACGGCGTCATCTCCCTCTATGAGTTCCTGGAGACGCGTTTCGGACCGGTGACGCGGAAGTTTGCCTCCATCACCTTCATGTTCACCCGTGTGCTGGCGATGGGCACGCGGCTGTATGTCTCAGCCATCATCCTCGTGCTGGCCGTGGCGATGTGGCAGGGCGGCGCGGTGGATGCGAACACAAAATTCTGGCTCTACGCGGGCGCGGTGGTGGTCGTCACGCTGCTGACGGCGCTCTACACTTCGGTGGGCGGGATTCGGGCGGTGATCTGGACGGATTTCATCCAAGTGGGCGTGCTGGTGGCCTCGCTCGGCTTCACGATCCCGTATCTGCTGATGAAAATTCCCGGCGGCTGGGGCGCGGTGGTGGATGTGATCAAGGAACCCGTGTTCTTCGATTTTGCGAAGCCTGCGGAAACAGGCGCGTGGGCCTGGATCAAGAATGTCTTCACCAGCGAGTACACGATCTGGGCCGCCATCATTGGCAGCACCTTCGTGACGATGAGCACGCACGGCATCGACCAGGACACCGTTCAGCGCATGCTCACGGCCAAAAACCGCCGCCAAAGCGCCTTTGCGACGATTCTCTCCGGCATTGTCGATCTGCCGATCGTTTCGGCCTTCATCCTCATCGGCGTGCTGCTGAAGGCCTACTACCTGGCGCATCCGAACGCGGCGCTGCCGGTGGAAAGCCGTGAGGTCTTCCCCTTCTTCATCATGAATGAGATGCCCGCAGGCATGCGCGGCCTCGTCACGGCGGGCATCCTCGCCACGGCGATGGGATCGCTCAGCACGGCGCTCAACGCACTCGCCACCAGCCTGTCGCGCGATTTCATCCTGCCAAGACTGCCTGCGGACGCGCCGGACTCGAAGCGCATCTCGGTTCTGCGCTGGAGCACGGTGTTTTTCGCCTTCCTGATCATCATAGTGGGCATCTGGACGGCCTGGTTCATGGCGCACAATCCGAAGGTTGAAATTCTGCCGCTCGTTCTCGGCATTCTCGGCTTCACCTTCGGTTCGCTCCTCGGTGTGTTCCTGCTCGCCGTGCTCACAAAAACACGCGGCTGCGACACGGGCAACATCATCGCCATGGTCTGCGGCATCGTGGCCGTGCTGTTCCTCAGCAACGTGCTCGGCATTCAGACCAAGCTCGGCATCGATCAGCCCTTCGTGCTGTCCTTCCCCTGGCGCATCACTCTCGGCACGTTCGTGACCATTGGCGTGGCCATCTTGTTCAAGACACCCGACTCACGCCAGGCCTCGGCCCGCGCCATTGACGCAACACACGCCAAGGAATGA